GAAGAGACAATAAAAAAGACAAACCTTGGGAAATTAAAAAATGAAGACCCAGTAAACCTTGAACTTGCTTTAAAACTTGGGGAACGCATCGGAGGTCATCTCGTCACAGGGCACATTGACACGACGGGAAAAATTAAAAAGATAAAAAAACTCACCAAAAGCTGGCTCTTTGAAATCAACTTTCCAAAACAATTCAGAAGATACATCATCAGCACTGGCTCAATCGCTGTTGATGGCATAAGCTTAACAGTAGCACACATTGACGACGACACATTTACCGTTTCAATCATACCCTATACTTGGGAAAATACAAATTTTAAATTCAAAAAGGTCGGGGACGAAGTTAACCTTGAGTTTGATTTCTTCGGGAAGTACATTGAAAACTTTTTAAAAACTCTCAAGGTGGAAAACTATGGCAAGAAGGATAAAATACTGGATAGAGGATGACGGGAAAAATTTCATAACCGATGAAGAGTGGGAAGAGATAATGAAATTACAGAGGTGGTATAATTCAGAGTTCGTTTGGACAGCCGGGAAAATTAACTTTAAAAGGTTTGCCGTCTTTCCAAACTGGGAAAACATTGAACTGATGATTTGGGCTGGGGAAAACGAGCCCGTGAAAAATATCATATCAAAAAAGTTTGAAGCGCTTATCTCCTCCGGAATGAACGAAAGCGAAGCTCTGGAAAAACTTGAAAAGGAAGGGTTTGTGATACTAAAAAGAGGTGGCTACATTGATAACTCAATCGCAAGTGGCATAACAAGAATCGGCGGTAATGAATTCAACGCTTACCTTCTATGTGAATTCCTTTTAAAAGCATCGCTGATCATAACAGGCGCTGAAATAAAAATCTATGACGAAGGGGAATTCATAAAAAGTGGTCTTGTAAAGATAAAGGCTGGCATTGTATATGTCACAAAGACCGAAAGGGTTTCGGATGAGAAATGGGGCGAGATGAGAAGACACAAAAAGGTCTTCTCAATAGTTGACCCCGCAAAATATACAAATTACCCCCGCCTCAAAAATGTAATACCAAACTATAACTCATTAAATAGAAAAGATAAACTAGCTATACTTCACGACTGGAACTGGCTTGGCTATGGCGACCCATATGATTTTGAAGGTGATGACCTCACAGGATATGACCTTAACAAAAAAACAAAGGGAATTATCTTCTTAAAAGAAAATCAATCTTGAAGAGATGAAAAAATTCTTGTTGATGACTTTAATCGTAAATCTCGCTTTCTCACACGATTACTGGCTTCAACCCCAAAAATTCCATCTATCAAAAGGAGAAACTCTTGTAGTTCATCTCTATGTTGGCGATAAATTTGAAAAGGAAATTGAAAGGGAATTTCAAAAAAATATGACTTTGAAATTTGAGCTCATCACAGATTCATCGTCGTTCAATCTTGTTGATGAAATCAAAGATAAATCCATCCCTATTCTCGTAAAGAAAATCAACTTTGAGGGTCTCGCCCTGCTTTCAATGGAAAGAGATTACGCATATATTGAACTAAAACCCGAGGAATTCTCCGAATACCTAAGACACGAGGGGCTTGAGGATATTCAAAAACTCATAGAAAAACTCCCCCCTCGCAAGGTTGAGAGAGAAAGATATAGGAGATTTATAAAGTCGTTAATTATGGTCGCTGATAAACCCAAAGGCAATGTTTATAGTAAAGTCCTTGGGCAAAAGCTTGAAATAATACTTCTTGACAACCCATTCAAAACAAAACCCGGCGATGAAATAACAGCTCAAGTTCTATTTGACGGAAAACCCCTTGCTGGTAAAACAATAACCGCATACAACCTTGAACCAGAAAGTAAAAAAATCAACGAGTATAAAGCTAAAACTGATAAAAACGGAAGGGTTAAATTCAAAATAGAAAACCCCGGGCTATGGTTAATTCGCCTCGTCCATCTTTTAAAATGCAACGGCTGTGAAAACGCCGACTGGGAAAGTTTCTGGGCGTCTTATAGCTTTGAGATCAAACCGAAATAAACCTTCACTTAACTTTGACTTTTTTCGCTTGCCCTTGTTTTGGCTTCTCCTCAAGAAGTTTGTCAGCAAGCGCAATCCCAGCGTCAATCATTGACCTTATAGCAAGGAGAATTTCCTTGTTCGCTTGAATGAAATGTTTTTTCGTCTCTTCTAATTCTGGCGGTAGCGACTCAAGTATAGATGAAATATCTGGCAATGGTATGTAATACTTCGGGATTTGTTTCTCTTCCGGCATTTTTCATCTCCCTTTAATTTTTTCAAATTCAATCGTCAAAATCCCATCTTCAAGCTTTGCCTCAACGACCCGTGATGATGCAAGGGTGTGTGGCAAAAAGATATTTCTCCTAAAACTTGGAAGTTCAATTATCAATTCGTCATTCTTAACCCAAACATTGACATCTCTTTTTGAGAAGAAAGGCATTTTCAATTTAAGGTGATATCTTCCATTTTTCTCTTCAATTTTCATCGGCTTACCTTCATAAAAAATCTCGGTTGGATCGTCTTCCCCGTATAAATTGACGGCAAACTTTAAGAGCTTGTTCAAGCCAACAATCTCATCATCCCCAAGAAATGATATTTTCATCGGTATAGGTGCGAACACTTCCCTCACAAATTCAACATGCTTATTCTGTGTCTGTTTCCACTTTTTGAAATGTCTATCTTCAATTTCATCAGGGAAAACTTTGTTAACAATTATAAGATCAACTGGGAAACCAAAAAGATTCAAATAAGTATAAGCCCTCTGGGATTCTTTTATCACCATTTTTTCTGGGTTAACAACTATTCTAACGCTTGATGTCTTAACATCAGTTAAAATCTTCTTCGTGTGTTCAATTTTTCTATACAGGTCTTCAACTTGTGAATAAACATCATCTGTTGGAAGCGGAAACTTTACAACCTTTTCAGCTACTGGTCTGATTGTTTTGACAAGTTTTCTCTCAAGTGGGAAAAACCTTTCCATATACCAGCTCACAATGTCCGGGAAACTTAACATTCTGATTGTGCTTGCGGTTGGGGCACAATCAACAATCACCACATCATAACTTTTATCCGAGTGATAATCATTTATCTTCAACAAGCTGAAAAGTTCCTCAAGCCCCGGGAAGATCGCAAACTCCTCAGCTATAAACTTATCAAATCCTTGATAGGAGAGGAACTTTACGATGAATCCTTGAATTTTATCCCAATTTATTCTGAGCTCTTCGTTAACATCAAGTTCTTGAGCCCAGAGTTTCTCTGTGACTTTGACGGGGAACTTGCCGATTCTTTTGCCGAAAGAATCGCTTAAACTATGTGCTGGGTCCGTGCTTACAACGATCGTTTTATATCCAAGTTCGGAACATAAAACCCCGGTACCAGCGGAGACAGTTGTCTTCCCAACGCCACCTTTTCCGGTATAAATTATAACTCTCATTTCTCAAAAAGCGATTAAAAATTTTATTCAAGTTTAAGTTAAAATGAAGGAATGATAAAATCAAATTCCCCCTTGAAAAAATAAATTTTGTAGCGCGTGCGGGATTCGAACCCGCGATCTCCGCCTTGAGAGGGCGGTGTCCTAGACCACTAGACGAACGCGCCATAAAAAATTTTGAGCGCGAGACGGGACTCGAACCCGCGACACCCAGCTTGGGAAGCTGGTGTTCTACCAACTGAACTACTCGCGCTCAAACTTCATTATAAATATAAATCCATCAACCGAAAAAATCAAGTTTAAAATAGGTAGAATATGGTGAGAAGATACTATTTGCAAGGGAGTTTGGGACAAATCAGCAGGGGGTGAAGTTTTGGGTTGAGAGGTTTGAATTGAAAAATTCTTAAGTTTGGAAAGGGAAAATTTAAACGAAGTGTCCCCTATGTTGCCAATGGGATCACTTAAAAACACTTGCTTTCTTACCTTTAGTTGATTATATTTTCCGAAAAATTTTTGCGTAAGCGGGAGAAGTGAAAACGGATATAAAATCTGTCCTGATAATTGGGAGCGGACCAATAATAATAGGGCAAGCATGTGAATTTGACTATTCCGGAACGCAAGCTTGTAAAGTTCTTAAACAAAAAAATATAAGGGTGATACTTGCAAATAACAATCCCGCCACCATAATGACGGATCCTGAATTTGCGGATGCAACTTATCTTGAGCCATTAACACCCTACTTCATTGAAGAAATCATAAAAAAAGAACGCCCCGACGCACTTCTACCAACTCTTGGTGGTCAAACAGCTCTAAATTTAACAGTTCAACTTCACGAGCTTGGAATACTTGATAGATACAATGTCAGAATAATTGGGTCAAGCATTGAAGCGATTAAAAAAGCAGAGGATAGAGAACTCTTTAAACGAGCGATGGAAAAAATCGGTTTAAAAGTCCCAGAGAGTTCTTTTGTGCAAAGTATTGATGAAGGGATTGAATTTGCTTTAAAAATTGGGTTTCCTGTAATTTTGCGCCCAAGTTTCACGCTCGGTGGAACAGGTGGCGGAATTGTTTACAACATTGAAGACTTGAAGCGAAAACTTGAAAAAGCATTGATAGAAAGCCCGATAAAGAAAGTTTTAATTGAACAATCAGTAATCGGATGGAAAGAGTATGAACTTGAGGTCATGCGGGATAAAAAAGATAATTTTGTCGTCGTCTGTTCAATTGAAAATTTCAACCCTATGGGGATTCACACGGGTGATTCAATAACGGTTGCTCCTGCACAGACATTAACGGATAAAGAATACCAGAAACTCAGGGACTATGCAAAACTTATAATGAGAGAGATAGGCGTTGAAACTGGTGGAGCCAACATTCAATTTGCCTTGAACCCAGAAACAGGCGAAATTTTGGTGATTGAAATGAACCCAAGGGTTAGCAGAAGCTCGGCGCTTGCAAGTAAAGCAACTGGCTTTCCGATCGCTAAAATTGCGACGCTTCTCGCACTCGGTTACACGCTTGATGAAATCCCAAACGACATTACAAAGAAAACCCCAGCCTCTTTTGAACCCTCAATTGACTATTGTGTCGTTAAAATCCCGCGATGGGACTTTGAAAAATTTAGAGAAGTTGACGACACGCTGGGCATCCAAATGAAGTCGGTCGGCGAAGTTATGGCTATAGGAAGAAACTTTAAAGAAGCATTTCAAAAAGCGATAAGGTCGCTTGAAATTGATAGATTTGGACTCGGTTGCGATGGAAAAGATGAGATTGAAATTAACGGACCTGATGAACACTTGAAAAACAAAATCATTGAAAGGTTAAAGCAAAACAAATGGGATAATTTCTTCTGGATAAGATATGCTTTAAATGCAGGCGCAACGATTGATGAAATTTATCAAGCAACGAAAATTGACAAGTGGTTCTTACACAATTTAAAAGAGATAGTTGCCGAAGAGAGCAAATTAAAAGAAATCCCAGACATCTTTGAGCTCGTTGAAAATGATAAGGAAAAGGCACGGGAAATAATAAAGAATGCGAAAAGAAATGGCTTCTCAGACAAGCAACTTTCATTTATTTGGAAAAGAAAAGAAATTGAGATAAGAGAATTAA
This region of Candidatus Thermokryptus mobilis genomic DNA includes:
- a CDS encoding ArsA family ATPase, with protein sequence MRVIIYTGKGGVGKTTVSAGTGVLCSELGYKTIVVSTDPAHSLSDSFGKRIGKFPVKVTEKLWAQELDVNEELRINWDKIQGFIVKFLSYQGFDKFIAEEFAIFPGLEELFSLLKINDYHSDKSYDVVIVDCAPTASTIRMLSFPDIVSWYMERFFPLERKLVKTIRPVAEKVVKFPLPTDDVYSQVEDLYRKIEHTKKILTDVKTSSVRIVVNPEKMVIKESQRAYTYLNLFGFPVDLIIVNKVFPDEIEDRHFKKWKQTQNKHVEFVREVFAPIPMKISFLGDDEIVGLNKLLKFAVNLYGEDDPTEIFYEGKPMKIEEKNGRYHLKLKMPFFSKRDVNVWVKNDELIIELPSFRRNIFLPHTLASSRVVEAKLEDGILTIEFEKIKGR
- a CDS encoding riboflavin synthase is translated as MFTGIIQEVGKIKSIIQKDNARILTVASVKLINEIKPGDSVSVNGACLTVVEKSNNSFKVEAVEETIKKTNLGKLKNEDPVNLELALKLGERIGGHLVTGHIDTTGKIKKIKKLTKSWLFEINFPKQFRRYIISTGSIAVDGISLTVAHIDDDTFTVSIIPYTWENTNFKFKKVGDEVNLEFDFFGKYIENFLKTLKVENYGKKDKILDRG
- a CDS encoding DUF4198 domain-containing protein, which encodes MKKFLLMTLIVNLAFSHDYWLQPQKFHLSKGETLVVHLYVGDKFEKEIEREFQKNMTLKFELITDSSSFNLVDEIKDKSIPILVKKINFEGLALLSMERDYAYIELKPEEFSEYLRHEGLEDIQKLIEKLPPRKVERERYRRFIKSLIMVADKPKGNVYSKVLGQKLEIILLDNPFKTKPGDEITAQVLFDGKPLAGKTITAYNLEPESKKINEYKAKTDKNGRVKFKIENPGLWLIRLVHLLKCNGCENADWESFWASYSFEIKPK